The following proteins are co-located in the Vicugna pacos chromosome 3, VicPac4, whole genome shotgun sequence genome:
- the CCNH gene encoding cyclin-H isoform X1: MYHNSSQKRHWTFGSEEQLARLRADANRKFRCKAVANGKVLPNDPVFLEPNEEMTLCKYYEKRLLEFCSVFRPAMPRSVVGTACMYFKRFYLNNSIMEYHPRIIMLTCAFLACKVDEFNVSSPQFVGNLRESPLGQEKALEQILEYELLLIQQLNFHLIVHNPYRPFEGFLIDLKTRYPMLENPEVLRKTADDFLNRVALTDAPLLYTPSQIALTAILSSASRAGVSMESYLSESLMLKENRTSLSQLLDIMKSMRNLVKKYEPPRSEEVAVLKQKLERCHSAELALNVITKKRKGYEDDDYVSKKSKHEEVCSPKEEWTDDDLVDSL; the protein is encoded by the exons ATGTATCACAACAGTAGCCAGAAGCGGCACTGGACTTTCGGCAGCGAGGAGCAGCTGGCGCGACTGCGGGCAGACGCCAACCGCAAATTCAGATGCAAAGCAGTGGCGAACGGGAAG GTTCTTCCAAATGACCCAGTCTTTCTTGAGCCCAATGAAGAAATGACGCTCTGCAAATACTATGAGAAAAGATTGTTGGAATTCTGTTCAGTGTTTAGACCAGCAATGCCAAGGTCTGTTGTG GGTACGGCTTGTATGTATTTCAAGCGTTTTTACCTTAATAACTCCATAATGGAATATCACCCCCGGATAATAAT gctCACTTGTGCATTTTTGGCCTGCAAAGTAGATGAATTCAATGTTTCTAGTCCACAGTTTGTTGGAAATCTGCGGGAGAGTCCTCTTGGACAAGAGAAGGCACTCGAGCAGATTTTGGAATATGAACTACTTCTTATACAGCAACTTAATTTCCACCTTATTGTCCATAATCCTTATAGACCCTTTGAAGGCTTTCTCATTGATTTAAAG ACTCGCTATCCCATGTTGGAGAATCCAGAGGTTTTGAGGAAAACCGCTGATGACTTCCTTAATAGAGTTGCATTGACGGATGCTCCCCTTTTATACACACCTTCTCAGATTGCCCTGACTGCCATTCTGTCTAGTGCATCCAGAGCTGGAGTTAGTATGGAAAG TTATTTATCAGAAAGTCTGATGCTGAAGGAGAACAGAACTTCCTTGTCACAGTTACTAGACATAATGAAAA GCATGAGAAACTTGGTGAAAAAGTATGAACCACCGAGATCTGAAGAAGTCGCTGTTCTGAAACAGAAGTTGGAGAGGTGTCACTCTGCTGAGCTTGCACTTAACGTAATTAC gaagaagaggaaaggtTATGAAGATGATGATTATGTCTCAAAGAAATCCAAACATGAGGAGGTATGTTCTCCAAAG gaGGAATGGACTGACGATGACCTGGTAGATTCTCTCTAA
- the CCNH gene encoding cyclin-H isoform X2, which produces MYHNSSQKRHWTFGSEEQLARLRADANRKFRCKAVANGKVLPNDPVFLEPNEEMTLCKYYEKRLLEFCSVFRPAMPRSVVGTACMYFKRFYLNNSIMEYHPRIIMLTCAFLACKVDEFNVSSPQFVGNLRESPLGQEKALEQILEYELLLIQQLNFHLIVHNPYRPFEGFLIDLKTRYPMLENPEVLRKTADDFLNRVALTDAPLLYTPSQIALTAILSSASRAGVSMESYLSESLMLKENRTSLSQLLDIMKSMRNLVKKYEPPRSEEVAVLKQKLERCHSAELALNVITKKRKGYEDDDYVSKKSKHEEEEWTDDDLVDSL; this is translated from the exons ATGTATCACAACAGTAGCCAGAAGCGGCACTGGACTTTCGGCAGCGAGGAGCAGCTGGCGCGACTGCGGGCAGACGCCAACCGCAAATTCAGATGCAAAGCAGTGGCGAACGGGAAG GTTCTTCCAAATGACCCAGTCTTTCTTGAGCCCAATGAAGAAATGACGCTCTGCAAATACTATGAGAAAAGATTGTTGGAATTCTGTTCAGTGTTTAGACCAGCAATGCCAAGGTCTGTTGTG GGTACGGCTTGTATGTATTTCAAGCGTTTTTACCTTAATAACTCCATAATGGAATATCACCCCCGGATAATAAT gctCACTTGTGCATTTTTGGCCTGCAAAGTAGATGAATTCAATGTTTCTAGTCCACAGTTTGTTGGAAATCTGCGGGAGAGTCCTCTTGGACAAGAGAAGGCACTCGAGCAGATTTTGGAATATGAACTACTTCTTATACAGCAACTTAATTTCCACCTTATTGTCCATAATCCTTATAGACCCTTTGAAGGCTTTCTCATTGATTTAAAG ACTCGCTATCCCATGTTGGAGAATCCAGAGGTTTTGAGGAAAACCGCTGATGACTTCCTTAATAGAGTTGCATTGACGGATGCTCCCCTTTTATACACACCTTCTCAGATTGCCCTGACTGCCATTCTGTCTAGTGCATCCAGAGCTGGAGTTAGTATGGAAAG TTATTTATCAGAAAGTCTGATGCTGAAGGAGAACAGAACTTCCTTGTCACAGTTACTAGACATAATGAAAA GCATGAGAAACTTGGTGAAAAAGTATGAACCACCGAGATCTGAAGAAGTCGCTGTTCTGAAACAGAAGTTGGAGAGGTGTCACTCTGCTGAGCTTGCACTTAACGTAATTAC gaagaagaggaaaggtTATGAAGATGATGATTATGTCTCAAAGAAATCCAAACATGAGGAG gaGGAATGGACTGACGATGACCTGGTAGATTCTCTCTAA
- the CCNH gene encoding cyclin-H isoform X4 — translation MYHNSSQKRHWTFGSEEQLARLRADANRKFRCKAVANGKVLPNDPVFLEPNEEMTLCKYYEKRLLEFCSVFRPAMPRSVVGTACMYFKRFYLNNSIMEYHPRIIMLTCAFLACKVDEFNVSSPQFVGNLRESPLGQEKALEQILEYELLLIQQLNFHLIVHNPYRPFEGFLIDLKTRYPMLENPEVLRKTADDFLNRVALTDAPLLYTPSQIALTAILSSASRAGVSMESYLSESLMLKENRTSLSQLLDIMKSMRNLVKKYEPPRSEEVAVLKQKLERCHSAELALNVITKKRKGYEDDDYVSKKSKHEEA, via the exons ATGTATCACAACAGTAGCCAGAAGCGGCACTGGACTTTCGGCAGCGAGGAGCAGCTGGCGCGACTGCGGGCAGACGCCAACCGCAAATTCAGATGCAAAGCAGTGGCGAACGGGAAG GTTCTTCCAAATGACCCAGTCTTTCTTGAGCCCAATGAAGAAATGACGCTCTGCAAATACTATGAGAAAAGATTGTTGGAATTCTGTTCAGTGTTTAGACCAGCAATGCCAAGGTCTGTTGTG GGTACGGCTTGTATGTATTTCAAGCGTTTTTACCTTAATAACTCCATAATGGAATATCACCCCCGGATAATAAT gctCACTTGTGCATTTTTGGCCTGCAAAGTAGATGAATTCAATGTTTCTAGTCCACAGTTTGTTGGAAATCTGCGGGAGAGTCCTCTTGGACAAGAGAAGGCACTCGAGCAGATTTTGGAATATGAACTACTTCTTATACAGCAACTTAATTTCCACCTTATTGTCCATAATCCTTATAGACCCTTTGAAGGCTTTCTCATTGATTTAAAG ACTCGCTATCCCATGTTGGAGAATCCAGAGGTTTTGAGGAAAACCGCTGATGACTTCCTTAATAGAGTTGCATTGACGGATGCTCCCCTTTTATACACACCTTCTCAGATTGCCCTGACTGCCATTCTGTCTAGTGCATCCAGAGCTGGAGTTAGTATGGAAAG TTATTTATCAGAAAGTCTGATGCTGAAGGAGAACAGAACTTCCTTGTCACAGTTACTAGACATAATGAAAA GCATGAGAAACTTGGTGAAAAAGTATGAACCACCGAGATCTGAAGAAGTCGCTGTTCTGAAACAGAAGTTGGAGAGGTGTCACTCTGCTGAGCTTGCACTTAACGTAATTAC gaagaagaggaaaggtTATGAAGATGATGATTATGTCTCAAAGAAATCCAAACATGAGGAG gcTTGA
- the CCNH gene encoding cyclin-H isoform X3 encodes MYHNSSQKRHWTFGSEEQLARLRADANRKFRCKAVANGKVLPNDPVFLEPNEEMTLCKYYEKRLLEFCSVFRPAMPRSVVGTACMYFKRFYLNNSIMEYHPRIIMLTCAFLACKVDEFNVSSPQFVGNLRESPLGQEKALEQILEYELLLIQQLNFHLIVHNPYRPFEGFLIDLKTRYPMLENPEVLRKTADDFLNRVALTDAPLLYTPSQIALTAILSSASRAGVSMESYLSESLMLKENRTSLSQLLDIMKSMRNLVKKYEPPRSEEVAVLKQKLERCHSAELALNVITKKRKGYEDDDYVSKKSKHEEVCSPKA; translated from the exons ATGTATCACAACAGTAGCCAGAAGCGGCACTGGACTTTCGGCAGCGAGGAGCAGCTGGCGCGACTGCGGGCAGACGCCAACCGCAAATTCAGATGCAAAGCAGTGGCGAACGGGAAG GTTCTTCCAAATGACCCAGTCTTTCTTGAGCCCAATGAAGAAATGACGCTCTGCAAATACTATGAGAAAAGATTGTTGGAATTCTGTTCAGTGTTTAGACCAGCAATGCCAAGGTCTGTTGTG GGTACGGCTTGTATGTATTTCAAGCGTTTTTACCTTAATAACTCCATAATGGAATATCACCCCCGGATAATAAT gctCACTTGTGCATTTTTGGCCTGCAAAGTAGATGAATTCAATGTTTCTAGTCCACAGTTTGTTGGAAATCTGCGGGAGAGTCCTCTTGGACAAGAGAAGGCACTCGAGCAGATTTTGGAATATGAACTACTTCTTATACAGCAACTTAATTTCCACCTTATTGTCCATAATCCTTATAGACCCTTTGAAGGCTTTCTCATTGATTTAAAG ACTCGCTATCCCATGTTGGAGAATCCAGAGGTTTTGAGGAAAACCGCTGATGACTTCCTTAATAGAGTTGCATTGACGGATGCTCCCCTTTTATACACACCTTCTCAGATTGCCCTGACTGCCATTCTGTCTAGTGCATCCAGAGCTGGAGTTAGTATGGAAAG TTATTTATCAGAAAGTCTGATGCTGAAGGAGAACAGAACTTCCTTGTCACAGTTACTAGACATAATGAAAA GCATGAGAAACTTGGTGAAAAAGTATGAACCACCGAGATCTGAAGAAGTCGCTGTTCTGAAACAGAAGTTGGAGAGGTGTCACTCTGCTGAGCTTGCACTTAACGTAATTAC gaagaagaggaaaggtTATGAAGATGATGATTATGTCTCAAAGAAATCCAAACATGAGGAGGTATGTTCTCCAAAG gcTTGA